The nucleotide window CTGACGCAGACCTTACTATTATTGTCCCGGCGCTGAACGAAGAAGCTGTCGTCGGCGAGGTGGTCAGGGGACTGATAGCCGAATTTCCTGAAGCCCGCGTCATCGTCGTCGATGACGGTTCGACCGACAGGACGGGTGAGCGTGCGAAAGAGGCGGGCGCCAGCGTCTACAGACACGATCGAAAACTCGGTTACGGGGCGGCTCTGAAGACGGGGATCAGGAACTCATCGAGCGAATTCGTGCTCTTTTGCGATGGAGACGGTCAGCATGAACCCTCCGACGCCCGCAGGTTGTTCAGCGAAGCGCATGACCAGGATATGGTCGTGGGAGAGAGGAGATCGGGATCACACTCTCCCTTTTCCCGAAGACCGGGGAAGTTGATCCTCAGACTGTTCGCCGATTTTCTCGCCGGGGTAAAGATACCTGATCTCAATTCGGGACTGCGAGTCTTCAGGCGCGATATAATCATGAAATATCTTCATCTCATGCCGCAGGGATTTTCATTTTCGACGACAAGTACATTCGCGATGCTTAAATCCCAGCGCAGGATCAGGTTCGTTCCGATCACGGTAAGAAAGAGGGTCGGAAAAAGCACCGTGCGACAGTGGAGGCACGGACCGGCCACCCTTATGCTCATGCTCAGGCTAACCGTGCTCTTCGAGCCGCTGAAAGTATTCCTGTCGGTCTCGCTTGCCCTTTTCGTTATCAGCCTGGGATCTCTCACGATCGATCTGACGATGGGCGGTGGAGGAGTCGGAGATACTACCGCTCTTATGGCCGTATCTTCACTTATCATTTTCATGTTCGGACTGCTGTGCGACCAGGTCTCCGCTTTGAGGCGGGAGAAACATGATTGACCGTTGGGAAGATACCCGCAGGCAGAAGGCCCTGCTGATCTCGATTCTGACCGTGGCGGTCGTGCTGAGGATCTTTCTCGCCCTTACCTGCGATGCCGTTCCCGATTACAGCGACATGGCCACTTACAACGAAGCGGCGATGTCAGATGGTATACCTTCTTTTCCCCCTC belongs to Candidatus Krumholzibacteriota bacterium and includes:
- a CDS encoding glycosyltransferase family 2 protein; its protein translation is MPVSDADLTIIVPALNEEAVVGEVVRGLIAEFPEARVIVVDDGSTDRTGERAKEAGASVYRHDRKLGYGAALKTGIRNSSSEFVLFCDGDGQHEPSDARRLFSEAHDQDMVVGERRSGSHSPFSRRPGKLILRLFADFLAGVKIPDLNSGLRVFRRDIIMKYLHLMPQGFSFSTTSTFAMLKSQRRIRFVPITVRKRVGKSTVRQWRHGPATLMLMLRLTVLFEPLKVFLSVSLALFVISLGSLTIDLTMGGGGVGDTTALMAVSSLIIFMFGLLCDQVSALRREKHD